The uncultured Celeribacter sp. genome includes the window TGCTGCAGCCTTTCGATATGACCAAAATCGCCATCGATAAGGTAAACCCGGCAATGGCGCTGGGGGAAAAGCACTGGAACTTTGGCGGCTGCTGCTGGGTGCCGCACATCTGGGGCACCGAAGGTGTGTCCTGGCGCACCGACATGTTCACCCCTGCCGGGGAATTCCCATCCTATTACGACATCTGGGACGATGCCAACGCAGGCAAGACCATGGGCCGCGGTCACTCCATGCTCTTGGGTCTGGGGCTTGGCATGGAACGCATCGGTCTGCTGGAGCCGGGGTCTGTCTGGGCGGCCTATGAGACACCGGAAAAAATGACCGAAGTCTGGACGAAGATCGTTGATCACGCCATTGAAAAGAAAGGTAATATCAAGCTAATCTGGAATGACGCGGATACGCAGAAAAACGGTCTTTTGAACGAAGGCGTCATCGTCGGTCAGACCTGGGACGGCCCGCCGATCGCGCTGAAAAACGAAGGCGAGCCGGTCATGTACCGCGCGCCGGTCGAAGGGGCCATGGCCTGGGTCGACGGGATGGCCATGCCGATCGGTGCCAAGAACATCGATCAGGTCTATGCCTTCATCGATGCCTGCTACAACCCGGAATGGGCCGGTGAGGCGATCAAGACCCACGGCTATAACTCGCCGGTTCTGGGCGCCGATGCCTATGGCGGTGAACTGTATGCCAAGAACTTTGCCGATGCCTATCCGGGCGACGCGCTGGCAAACCTGAACGCATGGCCGGCTGAGGCCCCGTGGTACACGGAAATGCGCACGGAATTCACCAACAAATTCCTGTCGGCCTAATCGGCCTTTTGGCCGCCCCATGCGTCTTGGCGTGGGGCGGTCTTTATTTCTTGGATCCAACGATAACAAGGCGACCCTATGCCAGATACCAGTCCCGACCGATCCGTCCTGCTTGATCACGTCTCGATCCGCTTCGGCAATTTCACCGCCGTGGACAATGCCAATCTCAAGATCAATTCCGGCGAATTCTTTTCCTTTCTCGGCCCCTCTGGCTGCGGCAAGACCACCATGCTGCGCTGCATTTCCGGCTTTTCCGAACCGACCGAGGGCCGGGTGCTGATTGGCGGCAAGGACATGGCCGGCGTCGGCCCGAACAAACGTCCCACCGCATTGATTTTTCAGCACCTTGCGCTGTTTCCGTTGATGTCCGTCGCCGAGAATATTGCCTTTCCGCTGGAGGTGCGCGGCGCCTCCAAAAAGGAACGTCGCAAGAAGGCCGACGAGCTGTTGGACATGATCGCTTTGCCGGGGATCGGCGACAAGAAGGTGTCGGAAT containing:
- a CDS encoding extracellular solute-binding protein; this encodes MTKTKSTISGGIKRRGFLKGSATVLGGLAAPALVSKAALASSGEINVMMWSDYLPESFVTAFEGSTGIKLNFTGIGSNEEIINKLKATAGEGFDIVSPTVNRNLLWAELDLLQPFDMTKIAIDKVNPAMALGEKHWNFGGCCWVPHIWGTEGVSWRTDMFTPAGEFPSYYDIWDDANAGKTMGRGHSMLLGLGLGMERIGLLEPGSVWAAYETPEKMTEVWTKIVDHAIEKKGNIKLIWNDADTQKNGLLNEGVIVGQTWDGPPIALKNEGEPVMYRAPVEGAMAWVDGMAMPIGAKNIDQVYAFIDACYNPEWAGEAIKTHGYNSPVLGADAYGGELYAKNFADAYPGDALANLNAWPAEAPWYTEMRTEFTNKFLSA